The following DNA comes from Bacteroidetes bacterium SB0662_bin_6.
TTTGCAGTACGCCCGATTATGCTGAATCTACAGCAAACACAGCGGCTCCAGCAAAAGCTGTCTCCTCAGCAGATACAGTATATCCAGTTGCTGCAACTGCCTACGCTTGCGCTCGAACAGCGCATCGAGGCGGAGCTGGAAGAGAACCCCTTGCTGGAAGACGCCACGACCGAGGCCGTCGACCTCGCGGAGGATATGGCCGAAGAGCCTGTCGAGGCGGAAAGCGAGCGGGACCCCGACGAGGAGTACGACTGGGGCGAGTTGCTCGACAATACCGAGGATATGTACGGCTACAAGGCGCGCGTCGACTACAGCCGCGAAGAGGACCGGGAACTGCCCCTTCCGGCCACCGGGACGCTGATCGAGCATCTTCGGGACCAGTTGGCGCTGCAGGACCTCACGGAAGAGAAGGAAATCATCGCCGAGCAGATCATCGGTTCGATCGATGAGGACGGCTACCTGCGCCGACCCCTCGAGTCCATCGTGGACGATCTTTCCTTCAATGCCGGGTTCACGCCCGAACTTTCGGACATCGAGGAGATGCTGGAGCGCATCCAGCGGCTCGATCCTATAGGGATCGCCGCCCGCGACCTGCAGGAATGCCTGCTGGTGCAACTCCGCGCCATGCCTCCCACCGTAGCCGGCCGCGACGTAGCCATCCGCATGCTTGCGGAAACGTACAAGGCGTTCACCATGAAGCATTTCGATGCGATCCGGAAGAAGCTGCGCGTTACCGGCGAAGAGCTTCGGGAAGCGTTCGACCTGATCCGCCACCGGCTCGATCCCAAACCCGGAGAGGGCCAGTTTTCCTCCCGGCAGAATTACATCACCCCGGATTTCACGGTGGAATCCGTCGACGACGAGTTCATCGTCACGCTCAACGGACGCAATGCGCCGCCGCTGCACATCTCGCGGCAGTACCGGCAGATGCTCCAGAGCATGGCGGCCCGAAAGAAGGAACCGGGATCATCTTCCGTAGACGCCGCCACGCGCAAGTTTCTGAAGAACAAGTTCGAGTCGGCGCGCTGGTTCATCCAGTCCATCAACCAGCGCCGTCACACGATGACCCGGGTGATGCACGCCATCGTTCGCCTGCAGGAGGATTTCTTCCGGTACGGGGAGGGGCACCTGAAGCCCATGATTCTGAACGATGTGGCAGAGATCATCGAGATGGATATCTCGACCGTCAGCCGGGTGGTCAACGGGAAATACGTGCAGACCCGGTTCGGGGTGTATGAACTGAAGTATTTCTTTTCCGAGGGAATCCGCAGCGCCGACGGCGAGGATGTGTCCAACAAGGAAATCAAGGCGATCCTCGAAGGGATCATCGACGGGGAGGACAAGGCGAAACCCTTGTCCGATCAGCGCCTGGTGGCATCTCTTGAAGAACGGGGATTCGGAATTGCGCGCCGGACCGTCACGAAATACCGCGAGCAATTAGGCATACCCGCAGCCCGCCTCAGGAAGGAGATTGTGGTGGCGTCGATGTAATCGCGGAGCAGGATCTTGCCGGTATCCATTTCCCCCGCAAGAAGGCACTCGATTCCCTTCTTGAGCAGTTCCTCGCCAAGTTCCGGGGCATGCTTGCTACGCGCCCGGATCGTTTCTTAAGTTACAAAGCACCTCACGCGATGATATAGTCCCCATGCAACATCACTAACGTCCATGTCAGACAAAAATACAGACAGACCGAGCATTGCTGAAAAGGTCCGCTTTTGGGAAGAGCAGGACAAAATCAATCAGGCGCTTATTCCCCGGGTTATAGAGATGCATGAGATGGTAATCGATTTCCAGAAACGGACAGATAATATCAGTGGTCAGATTGCCGCCGCGGAGGCTCGCGTGATTCAGGATATGAAAAAGCAAGTGCAGAGCCAGATTGATCAAAAGTTACTCGGCGCCCGCTTTGCTGCTTACGGTGCGCTGGCGCTGGCCGCTCTCGCAAGCATCCTCGCACTTTATCAGTGGATCGCATAGCCATGCAATCCATCGAATTACTCCCCGATTTGGAGCAAATACCCCTTCGTGCCGAACATGGTGGTTACGGCTACGAAGAGGTGGTTAAACGATCGGGGTTGATGCGGAATGACCTCTTTGCTATCGAGGTCGCGGCAGGAATTGAAGGCGTGCTTTCTGCGCTGGTCGCCGCACGGAATGTGTCAGATGCCGATGCTTCTGCCGATTTGCTCGAGGCATACAGGCTCGCATCGCCGGACGCAGCCGCTGAAGTTCCTCTGTATGAGGAATACAACGAAGTGCTTGCACGCGGGCCGGAAAGCGTTGGGGGATTTATTAGCAACATCAAGGGGAAACTGGCTGAAATTCGCGTCCAGGGTCATTTAGAGAAGGAATTCCCTGACTATTCGTTCGAGATTGCGGTCGATCAGAATCAGCCGGTATGGGACATTCTATCCACAAGCCCTGACGGGACAGAGACGCTGATTCAAGTGAAGATCGGAGGGGAAGAATACGCGGGCGAGGTCATTACCCAAATACAGGACAACCCGGATGTACTCTTCGCTGTTGGTAACGAGATACGGGCTACAGTCCTGCAGGAATATCCCGAGCTCTCTGGCCAGTTCGTTGACCTTGAACTCTCCAACTATGAACTCACTGGCGAAGTGGGGCAAGACCTGGAGCTTCTCGCTCAGAGCTCCGGAATTGATGTACCGGATGAGATAGTTGGCCTGATACCTTTCGCGACAGAGATCACTCTCGGCGCTGTTCTTCTCAGCGATATTGTAAAAACAGAGCGTGGTTTTAAAGAGGTAGCAATGGATGAACGAAAGCGTGTCCATGCAATGAAGGCTCTGGTGCTCTTTCAGCGGTTTGGGATATCTGCCGTTTTAACGACAGCCGGGGGAGCGGCAGGCACTCTCGTGGCTCCAGGCCCCGGCAGTGCGATTGGTGCGATAGGGGGCGCTCTGTCTGCCTGGAGACTAAATAGAAAGCTACGTCCCAGAATGCGGAAAATCGGGATGGCGCTAACTGGCGTGACGGAGGACGTTATATTCTATCTCCGCAATAAGGCAGCCATTGACCGCATCGGCGAGTCGTTTTCCAGGACAGCGGCTTCCATATAACCCTGCCAAGGCATTGAAGACCTGAACTCCATTTTTTATCGTCCATCACAGTCCCCCCCATGCGCATTGCCATCCTTACCAACGAGTACCCCCCGCACATTTACGGGGGTGCGGGCGTTCATGTCGAGTATCTCGTGAAAGAACTCCTCGCGGTGGACGGGGGTGCGCATGAGGTACATGTGTGCTGCTTCGGGGACCAGCACGAAGAACGGGACAGGCTGCGCGTGCAGGGAGTCGAACCGGGCGCGGACCTCCCGGCGACGGACCCCCGCCATACCCGGTTCCTCGAAACGATGCTGCGCAACGTGCGCATGGCCGGGCTGGTCTCCGGCGCCGACATCGTACACTGTCATACGTGGTATGCGCACTTCGCGGGGTGCCTGCTTCGCCAACTGGACGGCGCCCGTCTGGTGCTGACCACCCATTCGCTGGAGCCGCACCGGCCCTGGAAGGTGGAGCAACTGGGAAGCGCCTACCACGCCAGTTCCTGGGTCGAGGAAACGGCGTACCGGAATGCCGACGGCGTGGTGGCCGTATCCGATGCCATGCGCCAGGATGTGATGACGCTCTACGACGTGCCGGAAAACAAGGTGCGCGTGATTCCGAACGGCATCGACCCGGACGAGTACCGGCCGGTGGAACGGCCTGATATTCTGCAGAAACACGGCGTCGATCCTTCGAAGCCGTTCGTGCTGTTCGTGGGGCGCATTACCCGGCAGAAAGGGATCGTTCACCTGGTGAACGCCATTGAGCATCTGCGAGAAGGTACGCAGGTCGTGCTGTGCGCCGGGGCGCCGGACACAGAAGACATCGCCCAAGAAATGGAGGCGGCGGTTGCCGCAGCCCGGTCCGCGGGGCGGCACGATATCATTTGGATTGCCGATATGCTCCCGCGCGAAGAGACCATTGCCCTGTACGCGGGGGCTGCCGTGTTCGTGTGCCCCTCCGTGTACGAGCCGTTCGGGATCATCAATCTCGAAGCGATGGCTTGCGAAACCGCCGTGGTGGCTTCCGCCGTGGGAGGCATACCGGG
Coding sequences within:
- the rpoN gene encoding RNA polymerase factor sigma-54; protein product: MLNLQQTQRLQQKLSPQQIQYIQLLQLPTLALEQRIEAELEENPLLEDATTEAVDLAEDMAEEPVEAESERDPDEEYDWGELLDNTEDMYGYKARVDYSREEDRELPLPATGTLIEHLRDQLALQDLTEEKEIIAEQIIGSIDEDGYLRRPLESIVDDLSFNAGFTPELSDIEEMLERIQRLDPIGIAARDLQECLLVQLRAMPPTVAGRDVAIRMLAETYKAFTMKHFDAIRKKLRVTGEELREAFDLIRHRLDPKPGEGQFSSRQNYITPDFTVESVDDEFIVTLNGRNAPPLHISRQYRQMLQSMAARKKEPGSSSVDAATRKFLKNKFESARWFIQSINQRRHTMTRVMHAIVRLQEDFFRYGEGHLKPMILNDVAEIIEMDISTVSRVVNGKYVQTRFGVYELKYFFSEGIRSADGEDVSNKEIKAILEGIIDGEDKAKPLSDQRLVASLEERGFGIARRTVTKYREQLGIPAARLRKEIVVASM
- the glgA gene encoding glycogen synthase, giving the protein MRIAILTNEYPPHIYGGAGVHVEYLVKELLAVDGGAHEVHVCCFGDQHEERDRLRVQGVEPGADLPATDPRHTRFLETMLRNVRMAGLVSGADIVHCHTWYAHFAGCLLRQLDGARLVLTTHSLEPHRPWKVEQLGSAYHASSWVEETAYRNADGVVAVSDAMRQDVMTLYDVPENKVRVIPNGIDPDEYRPVERPDILQKHGVDPSKPFVLFVGRITRQKGIVHLVNAIEHLREGTQVVLCAGAPDTEDIAQEMEAAVAAARSAGRHDIIWIADMLPREETIALYAGAAVFVCPSVYEPFGIINLEAMACETAVVASAVGGIPGIVVDGETGVLVPLEARGATDFEPKDADRFSRDLADAVNRLMDDEDMRRRMGEAGRRRVVERYSWRAVAEQTVRFYEELL